A genomic window from Phoenix dactylifera cultivar Barhee BC4 chromosome 7, palm_55x_up_171113_PBpolish2nd_filt_p, whole genome shotgun sequence includes:
- the LOC103706509 gene encoding OVARIAN TUMOR DOMAIN-containing deubiquitinating enzyme 7 isoform X4, producing the protein MVQAKHHKKTKPRKQHDGCLLTQVKQHGKLDAVAEFRSQLDVLGLKIIQVTADGNCFFRALADQLEGNEEEHKKYRDMVVQYILNHREDFEPFIEDDVPFDEYCQSMEKDGTWAGHMELQAASLVTRRNICIHRLRSPRWYINNFSSHGASMIHLCYHDGEHYNSVRLKEDSCEGPAKPIIIEVDANFPIMDHNKKLTVNESKGSSRKRTFDARSIKMVMAGTGCQDVDKVEQVLQEVDGDVDAAVEFLIADQDSDDNVHASEDNVYHDCPGDDQNEICGRPETASMNTKCEAGVARSNPQPVQSHSIQHEDKKIPRNKECPCGSKKKYKACCGSAKGKSSASLQ; encoded by the exons TGTCTCCTTACACAGGTGAAGCAGCACGGAAAACTGGATGCTGTAGCAGAATTTCGTTCTCAGCTTGATGTCTTGGGCTTAAAAATAATTCAAGTGACAGCAGATGGCAATTGCTTCTTTAG GGCTCTGGCTGATCAGCTGGAAGGCAATGAAGAGGAACACAAAAAGTATCGTGATATGGTGGTACAATATATTTTG AATCACCGTGAGGATTTTGAACCATTTATTGAGGATGATGTTCCGTTTGATGAATATTGTCAGTCCATGGAAAAGGATGGTACATGGGCAGGCCATATGGAACTACAAGCAGCTTCTCTTGTTACTAGAAGAAATATCTGTATTCATCGA CTTAGGTCTCCTCGCTGGTATATAAATAACTTCAGCAGTCATGGGGCTAGTATGATTCATTT GTGCTATCACGATGGTGAACACTACAATAGTGTTCGGTTGAAGGAAGATTCTTGTGAAGGACCTGCTAAGCCAATCATTATTGAG GTGGATGCTAACTTCCCTATAATGGACCATAACAAAAAGTTAACAGTTAATGAATCAAAAGGGTCCTCTCGTAAGCGGACTTTTGATGCTCGATCAATTAAAATGGTTATGGCTGGAACAGGATGTCAGGATGTTGATAAAGTTGAACAG GTTTTACAAGAAGTAGATGGTGATGttgatgctgcagttgaatTTTTGATAGCAGATCAGGACTCAGATGATAATGTACATGCCTCTGAAGACAATGTCTATCATG ATTGTCCAGGAGATGATCAAAATGAAATCTGTGGACGACCAGAGACTGCATCAATGAATACCAAATGTGAAGCTGGTGTAGCCAGAAGCAACCCTCAACCAGTTCAAAGCCATAGCATTCAGCATGAGGATAAG AAAATACCAAGAAATAAAGAGTGCCCTTGTGGATCAAAAAAGAAGTACAAGGCTTGTTGTGGTTCAGCCAAGGGGAAATCCTCTGCATCACTT